Below is a window of Desulfobacteraceae bacterium DNA.
CGGTGCCTCAGGGGGCCGCAGCCAGCAGTCCGGCGGCGGCCCTGAGCCCCAGCAGATAGCTGTCCACCCCGAAGCCCGATATCTGGCCGCAGGCCACGGGGGCGATCACCGAATGGCGCCGGAAAGGCTCCCGGGCGTGGACATGCGACATGTGGACCTCCACCACTGGCGCCTGCAGGATCGCCAGGGCGTCCATCAGGGCGTAGCTGGTGTGGGTCCAGGCGCCGGCGTTGATCACCACGGCGTCAACCCGGTCGCGGTGGGCCTGGTGGATTTTCTCCACCATCGCGCCCTCATGGTTGGTTTGGAAGCACTCCACGCGGATTTCCAGCTCCGCTGCCAGTGCGGCGATTTTCTCGTCGATCTGGGCCAGGGTCAGGCGGCCGTATTGGGTGGGGTCGCGGTGGCCGAACATGTTCAGGTTGACCCCGTGCAGGACCAGTACTTTTTTCATCGTTTCCCTCTAAAGGTGGGTGCGGCCGTTGTTGGATGGGGCCGGTCAAGATGGGGGGGCGCACGCCAGGGCCTTGCGGATGATGGTCAGCAGTTCGGCGACCACCTGGGCCGGGATTTTGCCGGAGGTGCCGATCTGGGCAAACTGCCGGTAGCCGCCCTCCCGCTCCCGCATGAGGGCCAGCAGGCGCGCCATGGGGTCCGGCCCTGCCAGCATCGGGCGCGCCACCCCGGGGTCGGCGGCGACCCGGGCGATTATCTCCTCGGCGCTGGCCGCCAGGCAGAACACCAGCCCCTCACGACCTAAAGCGGCGGCGTTGGCCGCATCCAGCATCAGGCGGCCCCCGGTGGCGATCACCAGGCCCTGGCACGCGCCCAGTTCGCGCGCCACCGCGGCCTCCAACGCGCGAAAGGCGGCTTCCCCCCGGCGTTCGAAAATCTCGGGTACCGTCATCCCGCTGCGGGCTTCGATCAAGCGGTCGGTGTCCACGAAACGGTAGCCCAGCTGGGCCGCCAGGCATTTGCCGACGGTGGTCTTGCCGGTTGCCATGAAGCCCGTCAGAA
It encodes the following:
- the aroQ gene encoding type II 3-dehydroquinate dehydratase; translation: MKKVLVLHGVNLNMFGHRDPTQYGRLTLAQIDEKIAALAAELEIRVECFQTNHEGAMVEKIHQAHRDRVDAVVINAGAWTHTSYALMDALAILQAPVVEVHMSHVHAREPFRRHSVIAPVACGQISGFGVDSYLLGLRAAAGLLAAAP
- a CDS encoding shikimate kinase, which codes for MKKRNIILTGFMATGKTTVGKCLAAQLGYRFVDTDRLIEARSGMTVPEIFERRGEAAFRALEAAVARELGACQGLVIATGGRLMLDAANAAALGREGLVFCLAASAEEIIARVAADPGVARPMLAGPDPMARLLALMREREGGYRQFAQIGTSGKIPAQVVAELLTIIRKALACAPPS